TGGCCTGCACCGTACATCGCGTCGTGCGCGATCCGGAGACGTGCACTCTTTATTGCTGCGATGTCGATCTTAGTCTTCAGATCATCTATATACATCTGTCTCAAGTTAGCTTTCGCAATCAGACCTTTTTGGGTGAGCTCGTCGTAACTCTTCTTAATGGATGTGAGGGATTTCCGGGAAAGTTTGTTCGCCTCCTTTTCAACTTTTGCGACGTACTCCTCATCCTCCGGTCCGCCGAAATCTGCCTTCAATTTAAATCCGTTATATCTTGCCGGATTGTGCGAAGCTGTTATCACAACGCCCGCGGCCGCATTAAACTTTGGAATCGCGAGCGATAGCGCGGGTGTAGGACAATATCCGTCCGACAGTATCGCCTTCATGCCGGTGTTCGCAATCACCTCCGCCGTACGCTGAGCAAATTCAGCAGAAAGGAAGCGTGTGTCGTATCCTATCAGGATTCCATTCCTGGCTTTCTTGTGTTTCTTGTAGAACTTTGCCGTCGCAAGTGCTACCCTTGAAACATTTTCAAATGTGTAGTCCTGGGCGATTTCTCCGCGCCAGCCGTCAGTACCGAATTTGATCTTGTCCATGTATTCGTCCTCTTCGTCCTTGTCGAACAAAATAAAATCCATGACGTTAAGTTCCAATCTCGTTCGAGCCGGGAGGATTTGATATGGCCTCCAGCTCATTGGCACAAAGGCGTTGAGTTCGATGTGCTTCATCGCTTTGTCCCTCTTGAGAAATCCAATCTTCATACCACGGTTGATATTCGCGGCTATGCATTTTATATTCACGGAATCAAAAACTTCGCTGAATGACAATTACACCGGGCCTCCCTCGTGATTAATTTCCCCACTAAAGGGAAAACGCCAGACATACTGCCTGATGTTTATCTCATCAAAAAAGTACAAGGAGTAATCAATGGCTGATAGCTCGCAATTTCAGTCCTACGTCCCCGCTGAGACGACTATGAAGGAGTTCAGCGTCAGAGCCCTGATTTTGGGACTGGTAATGTGCGTCATCCTCGGAGCTGCAAACGCTTACCTCGGTCTCAAAGCCGGGATGACGATTGCCGCGACATATCCCGCAGCCGTCATCGGAATGGCTGTCCTGAGGTTGATGAAAGGAAGTCTCCTCGAAGAAAACTTTGCCAGGACCGTTGGCGCAATAGGCGAGTCGATCGCCGCGGGCGCAGTCTTTACGATCCCTGCATTCTATATCGCGGGAATCTGGAAACAGTTCGATAGCAGCCACTACCTCGAAGCGACTTCCATCATGTTTGTGGGAAGCGTTGTCGGTATTTTGTTCGTCACCATCCTTCGGCGTGTCATGGTTGAGGACAAGGAGCTTCCTTTTCCGGAATCAGTCGCAGCGTCGGAGATACACAAAGCGGGACGTAGCGGTGGGACGGGTGCAAAGTTCCTCTTCAGTGCTATGGGCCTCGGCGCAGCGATTCAGGCACTTGGACAGCTCAACTTCTTTGCCTCGGTATGGGAAAGGTTCATTAAGTTTACTCCTCTATCATTGTCGCTCAAGAACGGTTCGGGCGCTTCCACGGTTCAGTCGGGAGGCGGAGCTTTGCTTACGACTCCCGGCGTAAGTCCGGCTTATATCGGCGTCGGGTATATAATCGGGCCGCGCCTCGCGGCATTGAACTTCAGCGGCGGAATCTTGAGCTGGGGGCTGTTCGTCCCCCTTCTACTCTATTTCGTTGGACCGTCCGCTCTTCCTGCTGATGCGACCCAGGACATGTGGATAGCACTCAGCTATTCGGTCTGGCTGACGCTTGTTCGTCCAATCGCGATCGGCGGAATGATATTCAGCGCGGGATATACTCTCTATAAGATGAGAAAGAGTTTGAGCGTCGGCCTCGGAAGGGCCATTAGCGATGTGAAAAAATCGGCGGCGGGTGGAAAAGTTGAGATCCGGACGGAGCGCGATATGGACTTCAGATATGTCGGCGGCGGAATAATTCTTGCCGGCATAGCAACGTTCTTCATTTATAACTATTTCGCGCAGAACGCAGCGGCAGCTCTTACGGCGACGATCGTCATGCTGGTCACGGGATTTTTCTTTGCGGCCGTGTCAGGTTACCTCGTCGGAATAATCGGCTCCAGCAACAATCCGGTGAGCGGACTGACGATCTCGACACTGTTGATTGCAGCTATTTTAATGGTCGTCCTCGGTCAAACCGGTGCGACCGGAGTTGCGGCTGTGCTTGGTGTCGCGGCCGTCGTTTGCGTCGCAGCGGCTGTGGCCGGAGAGATGCTGCAGGATTTGAAAGTCGGGCACATACTCGGCGGTACGCCGTGGAAGATGCAGGTCGGTGACCTCATAGGTGTGCTCGCTGGATCTGCGGTCATGTTCATACCATTAATGATATTGAATCAGGGCGACATCAACCAGGGCGGAATCGGTTTCGGTGGACGGAACCTGCCGGCTCCGCAGGCGGGAATGATGGCTGCGCTTGCGCAGGGAATCGTCGGCGGACACATGGCGTGGCCATTGGTCATAGTCGGGATATTGATGGCTTTCGGATTCATAATAAGCGGAGTGCGAAGCCCGATGCTCGTGTTTGTCGGGATGTATCTTCCGTTCGGGACGGTCGCCGCGATCTTTGTCGGCGGACTGATACGAGGGATTGTCGATCTTATAGCCAAAAGCCGCAAGTATAACGAAGCCCAGACAAGCAGAGTTGAGAATACCGGAATACTTATTTCGTCCGGTCTAATCGCAGGCGAAGCACTCACTGGTCTCGTGTTCGCTGCCCTGGCGTTCTACAATATAAAGTGGATATCGATTTTTGCGGTTCCGACCTTCGGGATCAGCTTGCTGGTGTTCCTGGTTCTCGCGTTAGTCTTGATTTATTTTCCTGTTCGCAATGCCGGTTCGCCCGATCAGCCGGCACCACCGAAAGCGGCGATGTAATATTCGTAATTCGTTTTTTGTGGAGAGCGGGTCTCACCGCTCTCCTAACGAAGATCGGGACAAAAGTTCTCGAGGTCCGCGATTTTCCTTGACAAGGGCAGAGGCAATGAAGTTTGATGACATAATTTCTTATTCCGACATCGTTTCCGAAGAGGGGCAGAACATCCAGAAGGGAATGAACTTCAAGACGAGGTTTGGATATTCCATCTTGCTTATGTCAGTGAGAAGGAACGCTCCCTACGCGGATCAGCTGGACGCGAACACCAGTTTGATAGTATATGAAGGTCATGATGTGCAACGGAATCCTTCGCCGCTGCCCAGCCGTTCAAGCTCGGGCTACTACAACATGCGCACAAAGTCAAAGTCTATGAAAAGCTGGATGAAGGTGTATGGTCTTACAAAGGTTATTTCAATCTCGTGGATGCGAGAATTGTTTTCAGTGTCATGACACACGTCTTCAAGTTCTATCTACAACCCGTAGAACTCAAGTCTTTTGAACGAGTGATGGTCATTCCGAATGCGAGGATAATCCCCACCACGGTAAAAGTCCAAGTTTGGAATAGGGGCAGGGGAAGATGCGTCCAATGCGGCTCATCAGAGAACCTTCATTATGATCACGATCTCCCATACTCGAAAGGAGGAACAAGCTACAACGCTAACGAGGTGAAAATACTCTGTGCTAAGTGCAATCTCAAGAAATCCTCCAAGATAATCATGGTATCCCGCCCCATTTGAGTTAGGCTCCTCTGTCATGGCTCTCATTTCATCCAGCGGATTTTGACACTCTTTTCTACCTGTTTAAATTCGCTGTCTCCTGTTACCAGCTCACCCTTCTTCTTCATTGCCAGCGCCGCTGCAAAGCAATCTGCATAAGACATTTTGTTTGACGCTTTCAGGATGGCAGCCTGGTGAGTCAATTCTATATTGGCTTCGACAAGCTGGATGGGTAGGGTCGCCATTCCATCCTCAGCTAATCTTGCGGCTTTCTCACCGCCAACCCGCAGAGTGTGGTAGATGACCTCGCCCCAATTAATAATACACATAGATGCTTCGGAGTTTTTCGCGACGCACTCATCGAAGATTTCAGCCACTGTTTCGTAACCCGGCTCGTTTTCAAGATATGCGATTACAGCGAAGCTGTCCAAGACGATTGACTTCATAGCTCGCGCTCTCTCTTTTTGTCTTCCATCAACGATTTCAAAACCTTACCGTCCGTTCCAAGTATGCCCGCCATAGACAAGAAGTAATTCTTGTCCAGCGGCTGGATGAAGAGTCTTCCTTCGCGCTCAATGAAGGCGATCCTTGTCCCTTTCTTGATCCCAAATTTCCTGCGAATTCTTGCCGGCACTACGATTTGACCCTTCGTAGTGACTACACCTGTCTCCATTTCCTACTCTCCTTTTCCATATAATACAAAGCAACATATCGTAAGTCAAGTCCATAAATATCTTACCTTTCCTTGAATGGCGTACCCCACCCGGGATGTAGGGAAAATTGCGCCTCCTAATCCTCATTTTAGAATTTTGCCTCTGTACCTCTTACACCTTTTGACCTCCTCAAGTATATTTCTCCATAGAGATTCAAGCGTATCCCAACCATCTTAGGAGTTATCTGCCATGACTTTTCGCCATTTTATCCCAGCCTCTCTATTGTTGCTTCTTGCCTTCGGTGCCGCTGTCTTTGCCCAATCGGATAATTCTAAAGAAGGAGTAATGTCCGCATCCACTTTCACCGGTCTTACTCTCCGATCGATCGGTCCGGCTTTCACATCCGGACGCATCGGCTGCATTGCTGTGGACCCGAACAACCGTGCCCATTATTATGTCGGAGTCGCCTCAGGCGGAATCTGGGAAACCACCAACGACGGTACGTCTTGGTCGCCTGTGTTCGAACATGAACCATCATATTCAATTGGCGCAGTCGCCATCGATCCGAAAAATCCATTCGTCGTGTGGGTCGGCACGGGTGAAAACAACAGCCAGCGGAGTGTAGGTTATGGAGACGGGATCTATCGCTCCGATGACGGCGGCAAAAGCTGGAAGAACATGGGGCTGAAGAAGTCCGAACACATCGGAACGATCCTGATCGATCCTCAAAACTCAGATGTGGTTTACGTCGCGGCTCAAGGACCACTGTGGGGACCGGGCGGCGACCGCGGACTCTTCAAGACTACTGACGGAGGCATGACCTGGAAAAGCGTCCTGAGCGTAAGCGAGAACACGGGCATCACAAATGTCGTCATGGATCCTATCGACCACAATCTTCTGTATGCTGCCTCGTACCAGCGGCGGCGGCATGTGTTCGGTTTTATCGATGGCGGACCCGAGAGCGCAATTTATAAGTCGACTGACGCGGGGGAATCATGGAACAAGGTCACAGCCGGACTTCCCGGTGTGGATATGGGAAAGATCGGTCTCGCGGTTTCACCTGTTAAAAGAAATGTCCTTTATGCGACCATAGAAGCAGCGGAAGGCAAGGGCGGAATATTCCGGTCGACCGACTTCGGTCAAACCTGGGAAAAGCGGAATGGGTTCGACCAGACCGCCATGTACTATGCTACAATTTATTGTGATCCGGCGAATGTCGACCGCATCTATATTATGAACACCCTCGTCATGGTATCGGATGATGGCGGAAAAACACTCTACCGTCTCAGCGAGAAATGGAAACATGTCGACAGCCACGCAATGTGGATCGATCCGCATGATCCTGATTACTACCTGGTCGGCTGCGACGGCGGATTGTATGAAAGCTATGATCACGCACTGAACTGGGATTTCAAGAGCAATCTTCCGGTAACTCAATTTTATGATGTCGATGTCGACAATTCGAAACCTTTTTATTACGTGTATGGCGGAACTCAGGACAATAATTCGGTCGGCGGTCCGTCGAGGACCCGGAACGCGTCAGGAATCGTGAACTCCGACTGGTTCATCACGACGGGCGGAGATGGATTTCAGTCGCGCATTGATCCTGAAGACCCCAATACCGTGTACGCCGAAAGCCAGTACGGAGGTCTCGTGAGGTTCGACAGGAAAACAGGCCAGCAGGTCGGAATCCAACCTCAGCCTGGAAAAGATGAGGCTCCCCTGCGATGGCAGTGGGATTCTCCGGTAACCGTAAGCCCGTTTTCACATACGCGCGTGTACTTCGCGGGCAATAAACTTTTTAAGAGCGATGATCGCGGAGATACCTGGGCGGAGATCAGCGGCGACCTGACCCGCCAGATCGACGTGAATACTCTAAAGATAATGGGAAAAATTTGGAACGTCGATGCGGTGGCGAAGAATGCTTCGACCACTTTCTTCGGCACTTGTACCACCATATCCGAGTCGCCGCTGAAAGAAGGTTTGATTTATGTCGGGACAGATGACGGCCTCATACAGGCAACGGAAGATGGAGGGAAGAGCTGGCGGAAGATTGAGAATTTTCCGGGGATTCCCGAAATGACTTACGTGGCAAGGATCGTCGCGTCGCAGCACGATGTCAACACAGTTTACGCGGCGTTCGACAACCACAAGCGGGAGGATTTTGCTCCCTATATTCTCAAGAGCACTGACAGGGGCAATAGTTGGACGTCGATCAGCTCAAAACTTCCGGCCAACGGTCCTGTGCTTGCCTTTGCAGAAGATTTTGTCGACCCCGATCTTCTTTTCGCGGGAACTGAATTCGGCCTGTTGTTCTCGAATGATGGAGGTGAGAACTGGATCCAGTTGAAAGGCGATATGCCGACTATTCCTGTCCGTGACATCGCAATACAAAAGCGCGAGTGCGATCTCGTATGCGCGACGTTCGGCCGCGGTTTCTATGTCCTGGACGATTATTCGCCGCTCCGGAGCTCGAATGAGAAGCTCCTTTCCGGTGGTTCCACTCTTTTCCCGGTCAAGAACTCCCTTATGTACATCCAGGCGCTTCCACTTGGAGGTGAGGGGAAAGCTGCTCAAGGCGAAAACTTCTTCTCGGCGTCGAACCCGCCATTCGGCGCGACCTTCACTTATTACCTGAAGGAAAGTTTGAGGACTAAAAAAGAAATTCGTCAGGAAAAGGAAAAAGCAGACGAGAAAAAAGGGATCACGCCACCTTATCCGACTCCCGATGAGCTTACCGCGGAGAACCAGGAGCCTGCGCCGGCTGTCGAGTTGGTCGTAACTGACGAATCGGGAAATGTTGTCCGAAAACTATCCGGACCGGTGGCATCCGGATTTCACCGCGTCGCCTGGGATCTAACCTATCCGGGCATGGTTGTTCCGCAGGGAAAGGAGGAGTCCGGTCCGCTGGTGATGCCCGGGAAATATACGGTCACCCTGTACCAGCGAGTCGTCGCTTCGGTCGCTCAGCTCTCCGCTCCTCAGAGCTTCAACGTTTATGTCGAAGGAACGGATACGATGTCTGCGTCCGATCGAGCCGCTCTTGTTTCGTTCCAGAAGAACGTGACGAGGTTGAATGGCGCCGTCGACGGTGCAATCAAAACAGCAAATGCCCTGAAAGAGAGATTGAGACTCGTGAGCGATGCTCTCTCTCAAACAACTTCTCGGGTTGAGGAATTAAGATCGGAGGAGGAATCGATTAATCTGTCTGTCGACTCGATCCTCATTGCCCTCCGGGGAAATGAAACTCTCCGCGCTCTCAATCAGAATACTCCCATATCGATAAGTGAGCGCGTGGGGACAATACTCGGAAATGAATCTCTTTCCACATCGAAGCCGCCGAATACCGACTTGACTTCCTTTCAAATCGCGAGCGATGAATTCGTCACGCAGCTAAATGAATTGAAGTATCTGGTCAATACAAGATTGAAGAATCTCGAACAAAAAATGGCTGCATCTGGAAGCCCCTGGACTCCGGGAAGACTTCCGGATTGGAACGAACGATAGATTTGCGCGGCGATCGGTGGTCATTGTCTTCGGATTTTCCTCGGAAAATTCTTCACATGGAGTTAAATCTTAGCTAAATTAATCGTAACAATAATTAAATATCGTGACGGAAAATCCGAGAGATCATATGTTCAAATCAAAATCAATCTTCGTACTCGTAATCTTTGCTTTGATCATCGTGGTATACCCTGTCGCGGTATTTGCTCAGGATGAAATGGAATTTGACGAACCGGGGAGCGAAGACATTTTGAACCGACAGTTGTGGGAATTCGCGAAGGGGAGTCCTTACGATTCGGTCATGTCCTATGTTCACCGGGCTCAGGAGAGATCAAGAGGAAAAATGTCGAATGATCTGGAGCTCCCGACCGGCTGGAAACTCGGTCCAGCGGGAAAGCAGGTCGAGGTGGGACGGCTCCCGTTTGAGGCGATCATGTTCAACGGCAAGCTCGTCGTTCTGAATACCGGATACTATGTCCGCGAGCCGCAAGAAATTTCAGTTGTCGACCCTTCGTCGGCTGAAGTGATCAAGACGGAGTATCTCACTTCCATCTTCCCGAGCGCCAGGATCGGTAAAGATGGAAATCTGTATGTCAGCGGTGGATTCGATTCGAGCATATGCATGATCAACAAGAATTTCGAATTTCAACTTCAATACAATGTCGGTGGCTATGCCGCGGGACTCGCGCCTGTCGATTCGAGTCATATTGCCATCGTCTGTCTTGTTGCGAAGGATTCGTTGGGCAGGTACGATATGGGCAAGATCGAACTGCTTAATCTCAAGAATGGCGAAATTGAAAATGAAGCAGTCATAGGCTATTTCCCGTACGATGTTCAATTGGTGAACGGCAAGTACTATGTGACGTTATTGGGCGAGAACAGGGTCAATGTCTATGATACGCGCTTTCAAAAGCTCGACTCAATTGATGTCGGAAGCGCGCCGGAGGAGATGACATTAAGTGGAAACCAAATCTATGTTGTGAATACAACCTCGGACGACATATCGGTAATCGATGTAAGCACGGATCGCGTTGTGCGCACGATCTTCGTTGGAAAGCCCGGCTACAAGTCCGGTGTATCACCGACCTCCTGCTCCGTTTATGACGGCAAACTTTTTGTGAGTGAAGCAACGTTGAATGCCGTTGCGGTTTTTGAGCTGTCGACCGGCGAGCTCCTCGGCTATATTCCTTCCGGTTGGTACACGACAAAAGTCGTAATCGGTGGCGGTGATTTGTTTGCGTTAAGCGCGAAGGGAATTATTCCCCGCCGACCGAACCCTGCCGGA
The Candidatus Kryptoniota bacterium DNA segment above includes these coding regions:
- a CDS encoding type II toxin-antitoxin system VapC family toxin gives rise to the protein MKSIVLDSFAVIAYLENEPGYETVAEIFDECVAKNSEASMCIINWGEVIYHTLRVGGEKAARLAEDGMATLPIQLVEANIELTHQAAILKASNKMSYADCFAAALAMKKKGELVTGDSEFKQVEKSVKIRWMK
- a CDS encoding AbrB/MazE/SpoVT family DNA-binding domain-containing protein: METGVVTTKGQIVVPARIRRKFGIKKGTRIAFIEREGRLFIQPLDKNYFLSMAGILGTDGKVLKSLMEDKKREREL
- a CDS encoding oligopeptide transporter, OPT family, with amino-acid sequence MADSSQFQSYVPAETTMKEFSVRALILGLVMCVILGAANAYLGLKAGMTIAATYPAAVIGMAVLRLMKGSLLEENFARTVGAIGESIAAGAVFTIPAFYIAGIWKQFDSSHYLEATSIMFVGSVVGILFVTILRRVMVEDKELPFPESVAASEIHKAGRSGGTGAKFLFSAMGLGAAIQALGQLNFFASVWERFIKFTPLSLSLKNGSGASTVQSGGGALLTTPGVSPAYIGVGYIIGPRLAALNFSGGILSWGLFVPLLLYFVGPSALPADATQDMWIALSYSVWLTLVRPIAIGGMIFSAGYTLYKMRKSLSVGLGRAISDVKKSAAGGKVEIRTERDMDFRYVGGGIILAGIATFFIYNYFAQNAAAALTATIVMLVTGFFFAAVSGYLVGIIGSSNNPVSGLTISTLLIAAILMVVLGQTGATGVAAVLGVAAVVCVAAAVAGEMLQDLKVGHILGGTPWKMQVGDLIGVLAGSAVMFIPLMILNQGDINQGGIGFGGRNLPAPQAGMMAALAQGIVGGHMAWPLVIVGILMAFGFIISGVRSPMLVFVGMYLPFGTVAAIFVGGLIRGIVDLIAKSRKYNEAQTSRVENTGILISSGLIAGEALTGLVFAALAFYNIKWISIFAVPTFGISLLVFLVLALVLIYFPVRNAGSPDQPAPPKAAM
- a CDS encoding glycosyl hydrolase, translating into MSASTFTGLTLRSIGPAFTSGRIGCIAVDPNNRAHYYVGVASGGIWETTNDGTSWSPVFEHEPSYSIGAVAIDPKNPFVVWVGTGENNSQRSVGYGDGIYRSDDGGKSWKNMGLKKSEHIGTILIDPQNSDVVYVAAQGPLWGPGGDRGLFKTTDGGMTWKSVLSVSENTGITNVVMDPIDHNLLYAASYQRRRHVFGFIDGGPESAIYKSTDAGESWNKVTAGLPGVDMGKIGLAVSPVKRNVLYATIEAAEGKGGIFRSTDFGQTWEKRNGFDQTAMYYATIYCDPANVDRIYIMNTLVMVSDDGGKTLYRLSEKWKHVDSHAMWIDPHDPDYYLVGCDGGLYESYDHALNWDFKSNLPVTQFYDVDVDNSKPFYYVYGGTQDNNSVGGPSRTRNASGIVNSDWFITTGGDGFQSRIDPEDPNTVYAESQYGGLVRFDRKTGQQVGIQPQPGKDEAPLRWQWDSPVTVSPFSHTRVYFAGNKLFKSDDRGDTWAEISGDLTRQIDVNTLKIMGKIWNVDAVAKNASTTFFGTCTTISESPLKEGLIYVGTDDGLIQATEDGGKSWRKIENFPGIPEMTYVARIVASQHDVNTVYAAFDNHKREDFAPYILKSTDRGNSWTSISSKLPANGPVLAFAEDFVDPDLLFAGTEFGLLFSNDGGENWIQLKGDMPTIPVRDIAIQKRECDLVCATFGRGFYVLDDYSPLRSSNEKLLSGGSTLFPVKNSLMYIQALPLGGEGKAAQGENFFSASNPPFGATFTYYLKESLRTKKEIRQEKEKADEKKGITPPYPTPDELTAENQEPAPAVELVVTDESGNVVRKLSGPVASGFHRVAWDLTYPGMVVPQGKEESGPLVMPGKYTVTLYQRVVASVAQLSAPQSFNVYVEGTDTMSASDRAALVSFQKNVTRLNGAVDGAIKTANALKERLRLVSDALSQTTSRVEELRSEEESINLSVDSILIALRGNETLRALNQNTPISISERVGTILGNESLSTSKPPNTDLTSFQIASDEFVTQLNELKYLVNTRLKNLEQKMAASGSPWTPGRLPDWNER
- a CDS encoding HNH endonuclease, with amino-acid sequence MVIPNARIIPTTVKVQVWNRGRGRCVQCGSSENLHYDHDLPYSKGGTSYNANEVKILCAKCNLKKSSKIIMVSRPI